A single genomic interval of Ramlibacter sp. harbors:
- a CDS encoding ABC transporter substrate-binding protein, which produces MKFKKTLVAMTILLAGSAMADVNVGVSIALTGPGSGLGIPMQNQFKLFPKTIAGEKINLIILDDATDPGKGVTNARRFLTEDKVDIIIGSCITATSAAMAPVIAEGKTVQLSAAPVGVPPGQDHWLFRLPQGFGVMAHPIIEHMVKSGVKTVGFLGYTDAYGELWLKELEARAAKAGIKVVAVERFARTDTSATPQALKLVSANPDAMLVVASGSGAAMPHKALIERGYKGKVYQTHAAATPDLVRIGGKDVEGAYVVSGPAVVAEQLPDSHPSKKASIDFVTKYEALMGAGQRNQFAGHAYDAAIVLEKVLPGALKKAKPGTPEFRAALRDGIETMGRTIFSHGVMNWTKDDHWGYTDETGVLMKVVGGKFVVEK; this is translated from the coding sequence ATGAAATTCAAGAAAACCCTGGTCGCCATGACCATCCTGCTGGCCGGCTCGGCCATGGCCGACGTCAACGTCGGCGTCAGCATCGCCCTCACCGGCCCCGGCTCGGGCCTGGGCATCCCGATGCAGAACCAGTTCAAGCTGTTCCCCAAGACCATCGCCGGCGAAAAAATCAACCTCATCATCCTGGACGATGCCACCGACCCGGGCAAGGGCGTGACCAATGCCCGCCGCTTCCTGACCGAAGACAAGGTGGACATCATCATCGGCTCGTGCATCACGGCCACCTCGGCCGCCATGGCCCCGGTGATCGCCGAAGGCAAGACGGTGCAGCTGTCGGCCGCGCCCGTGGGCGTGCCGCCCGGCCAGGACCACTGGCTGTTCCGCCTGCCCCAGGGCTTTGGCGTGATGGCGCACCCCATCATCGAGCACATGGTGAAGAGCGGCGTCAAGACCGTGGGCTTCCTGGGCTACACCGACGCCTACGGCGAACTCTGGCTCAAGGAACTTGAAGCCCGCGCCGCCAAGGCCGGCATCAAGGTGGTGGCCGTGGAGCGCTTCGCCCGCACCGACACCAGCGCCACGCCGCAGGCGCTCAAGCTGGTCTCGGCCAACCCCGACGCGATGCTGGTGGTGGCCTCGGGTTCCGGCGCCGCCATGCCGCACAAGGCGCTGATCGAGCGCGGCTACAAGGGCAAGGTCTACCAGACGCACGCCGCCGCCACGCCCGACCTGGTGCGCATCGGTGGCAAGGACGTGGAAGGCGCCTATGTGGTCTCCGGCCCGGCCGTGGTGGCCGAGCAGCTGCCCGACAGCCACCCGTCCAAGAAAGCCTCGATCGACTTCGTGACCAAGTACGAAGCGCTGATGGGTGCCGGCCAGCGCAACCAGTTTGCCGGCCACGCCTATGACGCCGCCATCGTGCTCGAGAAAGTGCTGCCCGGCGCGCTCAAGAAGGCCAAGCCCGGCACGCCCGAGTTCCGCGCCGCGCTGCGTGACGGCATCGAGACCATGGGCCGCACCATCTTCTCGCATGGCGTGATGAACTGGACCAAGGACGACCACTGGGGCTACACCGACGAAACCGGCGTGCTCATGAAGGTCGTGGGCGGCAAGTTCGTCGTCGAGAAGTAA
- a CDS encoding branched-chain amino acid ABC transporter permease, whose protein sequence is MDFSIASILALDGLTNGAIYALLALATVLVFAVTRVIFIPQGEFVAFGALTLALLQAGKVPGTVWFLLVLAGAVAVSDVWNGVRLQHGAGRIARTVLRTLAYPVAISLVAFWAAPRGLPLVAQALLTLALVTPFGTLIYRLAYESLADATVLVLLIVSVGVHFALVGLGLYFFGAEGFRNPSFWDARFSIGPVTLSGQTVIIFFASIALIIALWLFFERSLYGKALRATAVNRLGARLMGISTIGAGRLSFTMAAFIGALSGLLIGPTTTVFYDTGFLIGLKGFVAAVFAGLSSYPLALVGALGVGLLESFGSFWASAFKEVIVFSAILPVLLWRSLRDPHSEEH, encoded by the coding sequence ATGGACTTTTCGATTGCCAGCATCCTGGCGCTGGACGGCCTGACCAACGGCGCGATCTACGCGCTGCTGGCCCTGGCCACGGTGCTGGTGTTCGCCGTGACGCGGGTGATCTTCATCCCGCAAGGCGAGTTCGTTGCGTTTGGCGCGCTCACGCTGGCGCTGCTGCAGGCCGGCAAGGTGCCGGGCACCGTGTGGTTCCTGCTGGTGCTGGCGGGCGCGGTGGCTGTTTCCGATGTGTGGAACGGCGTTCGCCTGCAGCATGGCGCGGGGCGCATCGCGCGCACCGTGCTGCGCACGCTGGCCTACCCCGTGGCCATCTCCCTGGTGGCCTTCTGGGCCGCGCCGCGCGGCCTGCCCCTTGTGGCGCAGGCGCTGCTCACGCTGGCCCTGGTCACGCCGTTTGGCACGCTGATCTACCGGCTGGCCTATGAGTCGCTGGCCGACGCCACCGTGCTGGTGCTGCTGATCGTGTCGGTCGGTGTCCACTTTGCGCTGGTGGGCCTGGGCCTTTATTTTTTTGGCGCCGAGGGTTTCCGCAACCCGAGCTTCTGGGACGCGCGCTTTTCGATCGGCCCGGTCACGCTGAGCGGGCAGACGGTGATCATCTTCTTTGCGTCCATCGCGCTCATCATTGCGCTGTGGCTGTTCTTCGAGCGCTCGCTGTATGGCAAGGCCTTGCGCGCCACGGCGGTCAACCGCCTGGGCGCGCGGCTCATGGGCATCTCCACCATTGGCGCGGGGCGCCTGTCGTTCACCATGGCGGCCTTCATTGGCGCGCTGTCGGGCCTGCTGATCGGGCCCACCACCACGGTGTTCTATGACACCGGTTTCCTGATCGGGCTCAAGGGCTTTGTGGCGGCGGTGTTTGCCGGCCTGTCCAGCTACCCGCTGGCGCTGGTGGGCGCGCTGGGCGTGGGCCTGCTGGAGAGCTTTGGCTCGTTCTGGGCCAGCGCCTTCAAGGAAGTGATCGTGTTCAGCGCCATCCTGCCGGTGCTGCTGTGGCGCTCCCTGCGCGACCCGCACAGCGAGGAACACTGA
- a CDS encoding feruloyl-CoA synthase: MSSPKFRPLTFGVTRVALRDGAPGVRYLRADQALAAHPARMTDRLKHWAQAVPDQTFMARRARLADGSTGDWQHLSWADAWRQARSIAQGLIDRGLSAERPVAILSENDLEHALLALGCLVAGVPYVPVSPPYSLVSQDFDKLRHVLKTTTPGLVFAADGARYARAIAATVGADTEVVLTQGSIDGRASTRFSDLAATPATSAVDTAMAATGPDTIVKFLFTSGSTKLPKAVINTQGMWCANQQQMAQSMPVLAEAPPVLVDWLPWNHTFGGNHNFGMVVFHGGTLYIDDGKPTPALMAETLRNLREIAPTVYFNVPTGFEAIALAMKTDDALRRNLLSRVRMFFYAGAALAQPVWDSLYESQEREIGERIVMGTGLGMTESSPFAIFITNPNVNAGDLGVPTPGLELKLVDTDGKTEVRYKGPNITPGYWRAPEATAEAFDEEGFFCTGDAVKWIDETDVHLGLKFDGRIAEDFKLATGTFVSVGPMRARIIAAGAPYVQDVVLTGINMKEVGAMVFPSAAVRALSGLDASAPMADVLNSPAVLARFQQLVDDLAKTATGSANRIARLCLLSEPPTIDRGEVTDKGSINQRAVLTHRADTVAALHDGTLHTILKPSA; this comes from the coding sequence ATGAGCAGCCCCAAATTCCGCCCCCTGACCTTTGGCGTAACCCGCGTGGCCCTGCGCGACGGCGCGCCCGGCGTGCGCTACCTGCGCGCCGACCAGGCGCTGGCCGCGCACCCCGCGCGCATGACCGACCGCCTCAAGCACTGGGCGCAGGCCGTGCCCGACCAGACCTTCATGGCGCGCCGCGCCCGGCTGGCCGACGGCAGCACCGGCGACTGGCAGCACCTGAGCTGGGCCGACGCCTGGCGCCAGGCCCGCAGCATCGCCCAGGGGCTGATCGACCGCGGCCTGAGCGCCGAGCGGCCCGTGGCCATCCTGTCCGAGAATGACCTGGAACACGCCCTGCTGGCCCTGGGCTGCCTGGTGGCCGGCGTGCCGTATGTGCCCGTGTCGCCGCCCTACTCGCTGGTGAGCCAGGACTTTGACAAGCTGCGCCATGTGCTCAAGACCACCACGCCGGGCCTGGTTTTCGCCGCCGATGGCGCGCGCTACGCCCGCGCCATCGCCGCCACCGTGGGTGCGGACACCGAAGTGGTGCTGACCCAGGGCAGCATTGATGGCCGGGCCAGCACGCGTTTCAGCGACCTCGCCGCCACGCCCGCCACCAGTGCGGTGGACACGGCCATGGCGGCCACGGGCCCCGACACCATCGTCAAATTCCTGTTCACCAGCGGCTCCACCAAGCTGCCCAAGGCCGTCATCAACACCCAGGGCATGTGGTGCGCCAACCAGCAGCAGATGGCCCAGTCCATGCCGGTGCTGGCCGAGGCGCCGCCCGTGCTGGTGGACTGGCTGCCCTGGAACCACACCTTTGGCGGCAACCACAACTTCGGCATGGTGGTGTTCCACGGCGGCACGCTGTACATCGACGACGGCAAGCCCACGCCGGCGCTGATGGCCGAGACCCTGCGCAACCTGCGCGAGATCGCCCCAACGGTGTATTTCAATGTGCCCACGGGCTTCGAGGCCATTGCCCTGGCCATGAAGACCGACGACGCGCTGCGCCGCAACCTGCTGTCGCGCGTGCGCATGTTTTTCTATGCCGGCGCGGCGCTGGCCCAGCCGGTGTGGGACAGCCTGTACGAGTCGCAGGAGCGCGAGATCGGCGAGCGCATCGTCATGGGCACCGGGCTGGGCATGACCGAGTCGTCGCCGTTTGCCATCTTCATCACCAACCCCAACGTGAACGCCGGCGACCTGGGCGTGCCCACGCCGGGTCTGGAGCTCAAGCTGGTGGACACCGACGGCAAGACCGAGGTCCGCTACAAGGGCCCCAACATCACCCCCGGCTACTGGCGCGCGCCCGAGGCCACGGCCGAAGCCTTTGACGAAGAAGGCTTCTTCTGCACTGGCGACGCGGTGAAGTGGATCGACGAGACCGACGTGCACCTGGGCCTGAAGTTTGACGGCCGCATTGCCGAGGACTTCAAGCTCGCCACCGGCACCTTCGTGAGCGTGGGCCCGATGCGCGCCAGGATCATCGCCGCCGGCGCGCCCTATGTGCAGGACGTGGTGCTCACCGGCATCAACATGAAGGAAGTCGGCGCCATGGTGTTCCCCAGCGCCGCGGTGCGCGCGCTCAGCGGGCTAGACGCCAGCGCGCCCATGGCCGACGTGCTGAACAGCCCGGCCGTGCTGGCGCGCTTCCAGCAGCTGGTGGACGACCTGGCCAAGACGGCCACCGGCAGCGCCAACCGCATCGCGCGGCTGTGCCTGCTGTCGGAGCCGCCCACCATCGACCGCGGCGAAGTCACCGACAAGGGCTCGATCAACCAGCGCGCGGTGCTCACGCACCGGGCCGACACGGTGGCCGCCCTGCACGACGGCACGCTGCACACCATCCTGAAGCCCTCGGCATGA
- a CDS encoding ABC transporter ATP-binding protein: MISPLLEVKSLHAGYGKAEVLTGLDLSLPRGNVVTVIGPNGAGKSTLLNALMGVLPARGEIRFDGQPIALTTLEERVMMGLALVPEKRELFSTMPVEDNLVLGGYRRMRLGQRQWRRGLEKVYEIFPRLKERRAQLAGTLSGGERQMLAVGRALMGDPKVLMLDEPSLGLAPLVVREIFHTISQLRETGVSILLVEQNARAALEVADHGYVLETGEIALQGPAQELAGDPRVIETYLGATKAPQKETP, from the coding sequence ATGATCAGCCCCCTCCTTGAAGTCAAAAGCCTGCACGCGGGCTATGGCAAGGCCGAAGTGCTCACCGGCCTGGACCTGTCGCTGCCACGCGGCAACGTCGTCACCGTCATCGGCCCCAATGGCGCGGGCAAGAGCACCCTGCTCAATGCGCTGATGGGCGTGCTGCCGGCGCGCGGCGAGATCCGCTTTGACGGCCAGCCCATCGCGCTGACCACCCTTGAGGAACGCGTGATGATGGGCCTGGCGCTGGTGCCCGAGAAGCGCGAGCTGTTCAGCACCATGCCCGTCGAGGACAACCTGGTGCTGGGCGGCTACCGCCGGATGCGGCTGGGCCAGCGCCAGTGGCGCCGCGGCCTGGAGAAGGTCTACGAGATTTTTCCCCGGCTCAAGGAACGCCGCGCGCAGCTGGCGGGCACCCTGTCGGGCGGCGAGCGGCAGATGCTGGCCGTGGGCCGCGCGCTCATGGGCGACCCCAAGGTGCTGATGCTCGACGAGCCCAGCCTGGGCCTGGCGCCGCTGGTGGTTCGCGAGATCTTCCACACCATCAGCCAGCTGCGCGAGACCGGCGTGAGCATCCTGCTGGTGGAGCAGAACGCGCGCGCCGCGCTCGAGGTGGCCGATCACGGCTATGTGCTGGAGACCGGCGAAATTGCCCTGCAGGGCCCGGCCCAGGAACTGGCCGGGGACCCGCGCGTGATCGAGACTTACCTGGGCGCCACCAAGGCCCCCCAGAAGGAGACCCCATGA
- a CDS encoding SDR family NAD(P)-dependent oxidoreductase, which produces MNIQGQAALVTGGGSGLGEATARELARLGAKVAVLDVNLANAQKVAAEIGGAAFACDITNTESLQAAMGAAAAAHGPARILMNIAGIGTARRVVAKDGSPAPLEDFAKVINVNLVGTYNASRLFAAECAKLAPLEDGERGVMMFTASVAAYDGQVGQQAYSASKGGLVGMTLPMARDLAQHGIRVCTIAPGLFATPLMKQLPEPVQASLAASIPFPPRLGKPEEFAQLAAHIVTNTHLNGEVIRLDGALRMAPR; this is translated from the coding sequence ATGAACATCCAGGGACAAGCGGCACTCGTCACCGGCGGTGGCTCGGGCCTTGGCGAGGCCACCGCGCGCGAGCTGGCCCGGCTGGGCGCCAAAGTGGCCGTTCTCGACGTCAACCTTGCCAACGCCCAGAAGGTGGCGGCCGAGATCGGCGGCGCGGCCTTTGCGTGTGACATCACCAACACCGAGAGCCTGCAGGCCGCCATGGGCGCCGCCGCCGCGGCCCACGGCCCGGCCCGCATTCTCATGAACATCGCGGGCATCGGGACCGCCAGGCGCGTGGTCGCCAAGGACGGCAGCCCGGCGCCGCTGGAAGACTTCGCCAAGGTCATCAACGTCAACCTGGTCGGCACCTACAACGCCAGCCGCCTGTTTGCCGCCGAGTGCGCCAAACTGGCGCCCCTGGAGGACGGCGAGCGCGGCGTGATGATGTTCACGGCTTCGGTGGCCGCGTATGACGGCCAGGTGGGCCAGCAGGCCTACAGCGCCTCCAAGGGCGGGCTGGTCGGCATGACGCTGCCCATGGCGCGCGACCTGGCGCAGCACGGCATCCGCGTCTGCACCATCGCTCCCGGCCTGTTTGCCACGCCGCTGATGAAGCAGTTGCCCGAGCCGGTGCAGGCCTCCCTGGCCGCCAGCATCCCGTTCCCGCCGCGCCTGGGCAAGCCTGAGGAATTTGCCCAGCTGGCCGCCCACATCGTGACCAACACCCACCTCAATGGCGAGGTGATCCGGCTCGATGGCGCCCTGCGCATGGCGCCGCGCTGA
- a CDS encoding branched-chain amino acid ABC transporter ATP-binding protein/permease, translating to MVVRRFTFPLFALFMLVLPALPVPDFWITQSNYIGLYAMVALGLVLLTGVGGLTSFGQAAFVGIGAYTAAFLATKMGVSPWLTLFAGVGIAVVTALLLGLVTLRMSGHYLPLATIAWGLALNYTMANMEWLGKYDGLLGIPSLHLFGHDLGTGRGLHGVIWVLALLAALAVTHLLDSRPGRAIRSLKSGSTMAEAMGISTLRYKLVAFITAAVLAAVSGWLFAHFQRTVNPTPFSISKGIEYLFIAVLGGIGNVWGAFLGSAVVRIVEDQLQVLLPQLIGTSGNFETIVFGIVLVVVLKYAPDGLWTFVGRWLPAGPRVRDWAHAAPLPLRGKPARGEALLEVDQVRKEFGGLVAVNDVSFGINAGDIVGLIGPNGAGKSTTFNLITGVLGLTSGSVKFRGAPITGLPSRGIARRGISRTFQHVKMIPEMTVLENVALGGYLRTRSGTLRAMLRLDRAEERQLFAEAERQLARIGMADHMHELAGNLALGPQRLMEIARALCTDPALLLLDEPAAGLRHKEKQALADILRQLKGEGMSILLVEHDIDFVMGLTDRIVVMEFGTRLMEGTPAEVQASPAVRAAYLGTEH from the coding sequence ATGGTGGTGCGCCGTTTTACCTTTCCCCTTTTCGCCCTGTTCATGCTGGTGCTGCCGGCATTGCCGGTGCCCGATTTCTGGATCACGCAGAGCAACTACATCGGCCTGTACGCCATGGTGGCGCTGGGCCTGGTGCTGCTCACGGGCGTGGGCGGGCTCACCTCGTTCGGTCAGGCGGCCTTTGTGGGCATTGGCGCCTACACCGCGGCCTTTCTGGCCACCAAGATGGGCGTGTCGCCATGGCTCACGCTGTTTGCCGGCGTGGGCATTGCGGTGGTCACGGCCCTGCTGCTGGGCCTGGTCACGCTGCGCATGTCGGGCCACTACCTGCCGCTGGCCACCATTGCCTGGGGCCTGGCACTGAACTACACCATGGCCAACATGGAGTGGCTGGGCAAATACGACGGCCTGCTGGGCATCCCGTCGCTGCACCTGTTCGGCCACGACCTGGGCACCGGCCGCGGCCTGCACGGCGTGATCTGGGTGCTGGCGCTGCTGGCCGCCCTGGCCGTGACGCACCTGCTCGATTCGCGGCCGGGCCGCGCCATCCGCTCGCTCAAGAGCGGCTCCACCATGGCCGAGGCCATGGGCATCTCCACGCTGCGCTACAAGCTCGTGGCCTTCATCACCGCGGCCGTGCTGGCGGCGGTGTCGGGCTGGCTGTTTGCGCATTTCCAGCGTACGGTCAACCCCACGCCGTTTTCCATCAGCAAGGGCATTGAGTACCTGTTCATCGCGGTGCTCGGCGGCATTGGCAATGTGTGGGGCGCGTTCCTGGGTTCGGCGGTGGTCCGCATCGTGGAAGACCAGCTGCAGGTGCTGCTGCCGCAGCTGATCGGCACCAGCGGCAACTTTGAAACCATCGTGTTTGGCATCGTGCTGGTGGTGGTGCTCAAGTACGCGCCCGATGGCCTGTGGACTTTCGTGGGCCGCTGGCTGCCCGCCGGCCCGCGCGTGCGCGACTGGGCCCATGCAGCGCCCCTGCCGCTGCGCGGCAAGCCGGCCCGCGGTGAAGCCCTGCTCGAGGTCGACCAGGTGCGCAAGGAGTTTGGGGGCCTGGTGGCCGTGAACGACGTGAGCTTTGGCATCAACGCGGGCGACATCGTGGGCCTGATCGGCCCCAATGGCGCGGGCAAGTCCACCACCTTCAACCTGATCACCGGCGTGCTCGGCCTCACCAGCGGGTCGGTGAAGTTTCGCGGCGCCCCCATCACGGGCCTGCCCTCGCGCGGCATTGCGCGCCGGGGCATCTCGCGCACCTTCCAGCACGTGAAGATGATCCCCGAGATGACGGTGCTCGAGAACGTGGCCCTGGGCGGGTACCTGCGCACGCGCTCGGGCACGCTGCGCGCCATGCTGCGGCTGGACCGCGCCGAGGAACGCCAGCTGTTCGCCGAGGCCGAGCGCCAGCTTGCGCGCATCGGCATGGCCGACCACATGCATGAACTGGCGGGCAACCTCGCGCTCGGCCCGCAGCGGCTCATGGAAATCGCGCGCGCCCTGTGCACCGACCCGGCCCTGCTGCTGCTCGACGAGCCGGCCGCCGGCCTGCGGCACAAGGAGAAGCAGGCGCTGGCCGACATCCTGCGCCAGCTCAAGGGCGAGGGCATGAGCATCCTGCTGGTGGAGCACGACATTGATTTCGTGATGGGCCTGACCGACCGCATCGTGGTCATGGAGTTCGGCACCCGCCTGATGGAAGGCACCCCGGCCGAAGTGCAGGCCAGCCCGGCCGTGCGCGCCGCCTACCTTGGCACGGAGCACTGA
- a CDS encoding crotonase/enoyl-CoA hydratase family protein has translation MSSPHISLEITGENGNIAVVRLTRGSKRNALNDALILSLRDIFEQMPATVRAAVIDGEGEHFCAGLDLSELQERDAGQGMHHSRMWHAALERVQYGPVPVIAALHGAVVGGGLELASACHIRVADESTFYALPEGSRGIFVGGGGSVRIPRLIGVARMTDMMLTGRVYNAQDGERIGIAQYLVPTGTAFDKAYEIASRVAQNAPLTNYALMHALPRIAEQPADQGFFTEAMMAAIVQSAPEAKDRVRAFLDGRAAKVQKA, from the coding sequence ATGAGTTCACCCCACATCAGCCTGGAGATCACCGGCGAGAACGGCAACATTGCCGTCGTCCGGCTGACCCGTGGCAGCAAGCGCAACGCCCTGAACGACGCGCTGATCCTGTCCCTGCGGGACATTTTCGAGCAAATGCCCGCCACCGTGCGCGCCGCGGTGATAGACGGCGAGGGCGAGCATTTCTGCGCCGGCCTGGACCTGTCGGAACTGCAGGAACGCGACGCGGGCCAGGGCATGCACCACTCACGCATGTGGCACGCCGCGCTGGAGCGCGTGCAGTACGGCCCGGTGCCTGTGATCGCGGCGCTGCATGGCGCGGTGGTGGGTGGCGGCCTGGAGCTGGCCAGCGCCTGCCACATCCGCGTGGCCGACGAATCCACGTTCTATGCGCTGCCCGAAGGCTCGCGCGGCATTTTTGTGGGTGGCGGCGGCTCGGTGCGCATCCCCAGGCTGATTGGTGTGGCCCGCATGACCGACATGATGCTCACCGGCCGCGTCTACAACGCCCAGGACGGCGAGCGCATCGGCATCGCGCAGTACTTGGTGCCCACCGGAACGGCCTTCGACAAGGCCTATGAGATCGCCAGCCGCGTGGCGCAGAACGCCCCGCTGACCAACTACGCGCTGATGCACGCCCTGCCCCGCATTGCCGAGCAGCCGGCCGACCAGGGCTTCTTCACCGAAGCCATGATGGCCGCCATCGTGCAAAGCGCGCCTGAAGCCAAGGACCGCGTGCGGGCCTTCCTCGACGGCCGCGCGGCCAAGGTGCAAAAGGCATGA